In Desulfovibrio sp. 86, the following proteins share a genomic window:
- a CDS encoding DMT family transporter gives MPSYIVLTVLFAALLHALWNIIVKGGENKLFETGLNALGAGLGAACIVPFLPPVSPEAWPYLGMSCICHFTYYICIAEAYKKSDLSFSYTIMRGCAPLLTSLAMLFFNVSLSLGAWCGILLLCCGIFCLAGDNARRGADRSAILLSLRTSFVIMGYTLADGLGARHSGNAVSYACWIFVLNIIPLNTFIFWRHGLSYARYVRKRAAIGFFGGLAGLGSYGIAIWAMTIAPIAMVAALRETSVIFGMLLAVVLLHEKFTFWRGIAVVLVAFGAMILKLT, from the coding sequence ATGCCATCTTATATAGTGCTTACAGTACTATTTGCCGCCCTTTTACATGCCCTGTGGAATATTATTGTTAAGGGCGGCGAAAACAAGCTCTTTGAAACTGGCCTTAATGCGCTGGGCGCTGGGCTTGGTGCGGCATGTATTGTGCCATTTCTGCCTCCAGTTTCCCCTGAGGCATGGCCGTATCTTGGCATGTCCTGCATTTGCCATTTTACATACTATATTTGTATTGCTGAAGCTTACAAGAAATCAGATCTTTCTTTCAGCTACACCATCATGCGCGGGTGCGCACCGCTACTGACATCACTGGCTATGCTCTTTTTCAATGTGTCGCTGAGCCTGGGCGCGTGGTGTGGCATACTGCTGCTGTGCTGCGGCATTTTCTGTCTTGCCGGGGACAACGCGCGGCGCGGCGCGGACAGAAGCGCCATATTGCTTTCCCTGCGCACATCCTTTGTCATCATGGGCTATACGCTGGCAGACGGCCTGGGCGCACGGCACAGTGGCAACGCCGTGAGCTACGCCTGCTGGATTTTCGTGCTCAACATCATTCCTCTGAACACCTTTATTTTCTGGCGGCATGGCCTGAGCTACGCCCGGTATGTGCGCAAGCGGGCCGCCATCGGATTTTTCGGCGGCCTGGCCGGTCTGGGCTCATACGGCATTGCCATCTGGGCCATGACAATCGCCCCCATTGCCATGGTGGCTGCCCTGCGTGAAACCTCGGTTATTTTCGGCATGCTGCTGGCCGTGGTTCTGCTGCACGAAAAGTTTACCTTCTGGCGGGGAATAGCCGTGGTTCTGGTGGCGTTCGGGGCAATGATACTAAAACTGACATAA
- a CDS encoding NAD(P) transhydrogenase subunit alpha — translation MKFQGMTIGVPTEIMHGERRVSATPDTVKKMVAEGATVLVEKGAGDGAFFADAAYVEAGGKIVEDVQEIFAKSDVILKVKEPLFNKKVNKHEAEMVRDGQYLITFLHPAAPVNHEMMKKLAATGVIGITLDGIPRISRAQGMDALTSMSTVAGYKGVLMAANRLSKFMPMVGTAVGVIKPANVLVIGTGVAGLQAVATAKRLGAVVTAVDIRPDAREQSMSLGAKSFDVGVPAEVAIGEGGYAQRLSDEWLHKEREALKPLVKDADIIILCALIPGKLAPILITADMVASMAPGSSIVDISIDQGGNCELTDAGEVAVKHGVTIDGTKNIPGMMPTSSTWMFANNVFQLLSFLAKDGKIVLDRTDPIIESTLTTIDKQIVHRGAREAMGL, via the coding sequence ATGAAGTTTCAGGGTATGACTATCGGTGTGCCGACGGAAATTATGCACGGCGAACGCCGCGTGTCCGCAACTCCTGATACCGTCAAGAAGATGGTTGCCGAAGGCGCCACGGTTCTGGTCGAGAAGGGCGCGGGCGACGGCGCGTTCTTCGCCGACGCCGCCTATGTTGAAGCTGGCGGCAAGATCGTGGAAGACGTTCAGGAAATCTTTGCCAAGTCCGACGTGATCCTGAAGGTCAAGGAACCCCTGTTCAACAAAAAAGTGAACAAGCACGAAGCGGAAATGGTGCGTGACGGCCAGTATCTGATCACGTTCCTGCATCCCGCCGCGCCGGTGAACCATGAAATGATGAAGAAGCTGGCGGCCACGGGCGTGATCGGCATCACGCTTGACGGCATTCCGCGTATTTCGCGCGCCCAGGGCATGGACGCCCTGACCTCCATGAGCACCGTGGCCGGCTACAAGGGCGTGCTCATGGCCGCCAACCGTCTGTCCAAGTTCATGCCCATGGTGGGCACGGCCGTGGGCGTTATCAAACCCGCCAACGTGCTGGTCATCGGCACGGGCGTGGCCGGCCTTCAGGCCGTCGCCACCGCCAAGCGCCTTGGCGCTGTAGTCACCGCCGTGGACATCCGTCCCGACGCACGCGAGCAGTCCATGAGCCTTGGCGCCAAGAGCTTTGACGTGGGCGTGCCCGCCGAAGTGGCCATTGGCGAGGGCGGCTATGCCCAGCGCCTGAGCGACGAATGGCTGCACAAGGAACGTGAGGCCCTGAAGCCTCTGGTGAAGGATGCGGACATCATCATCCTGTGCGCCCTGATCCCCGGCAAGCTGGCCCCCATCCTGATCACCGCGGACATGGTCGCCTCTATGGCTCCCGGCTCCAGCATCGTTGACATCTCCATCGACCAGGGCGGCAACTGCGAGCTGACCGACGCCGGTGAAGTGGCGGTCAAGCACGGCGTGACCATTGACGGCACCAAGAACATCCCCGGCATGATGCCCACGAGCTCCACCTGGATGTTCGCCAACAACGTGTTCCAGCTGCTTTCCTTCCTGGCCAAGGACGGCAAGATTGTGCTGGACAGAACCGACCCCATCATTGAATCCACGCTGACCACCATTGACAAGCAGATTGTCCACCGTGGCGCGCGTGAGGCCATGGGCTTATAG
- a CDS encoding NAD(P) transhydrogenase subunit alpha: protein MTPITLLAVFVAATLLGYKIISHVPSLLHTPLMSAMNALSGVIILGAVTATYLAGSVFFTILGAISVAMAIVNVFGGFDITHKMLRMVAGKKK from the coding sequence ATGACCCCAATTACCCTGCTGGCAGTGTTCGTTGCCGCGACGCTGCTTGGCTACAAGATCATCAGCCATGTGCCGAGCCTGCTGCACACCCCCCTGATGTCGGCCATGAATGCCCTTTCGGGCGTCATCATTCTTGGTGCGGTGACGGCGACCTATCTTGCGGGCTCCGTCTTTTTCACCATACTGGGCGCCATTTCCGTCGCCATGGCCATTGTGAACGTTTTCGGCGGGTTTGACATTACTCACAAAATGCTTCGAATGGTCGCCGGGAAAAAGAAGTAA
- a CDS encoding NAD(P)(+) transhydrogenase (Re/Si-specific) subunit beta: MNALTYNIIAGLLVASVLFGLRLMNKVPTAVRGNLFCASAMGLAILVTMFKDGSMTSPTLWLAIAVGMTLGLTLSNKVKMIQMPQMVAFLHGIGGGAAAIVSFLVLTDTGAPTAFERGSACLAMAMGMTTITGSFVAAGKLHQILPQKPIILPEHTRIILSILGVMGFSVLMGTVFPHFLFGFFIFMMLLSGTAFGIGFTIRVGGADMPITISLLNSMGGVCAAIAGFAVSDPLLVAIGGIIGSSGFLLTRIMCKAMNRKLLSILLGESSVVTPAGKAAPKAAAAAAPAPVKSTEAEVAKLVQNAKNVIIVPGYGMALAQAQYKVKQLADLLESKGAKVSYGIHPVAGRMPGHMNVLLAEANVDYENLLEMDTVNPMFADADLVVIVGANDVVNPAANSAEGTPIYGMPILDAEKAKNIIICNYDSKPGYAGVPNPLYERAGVHLMLGDAAKTFDTLLHYAQGNAPADQSAAPSGGDSKEAAAAKLVHNAKSVIIVPGYGMALAQAQHKVKQLADTLEAKGVKVSYGIHPVAGRMPGHMNVLLAEANVDYEDLLEMDTVNPMFAETDLVVVIGANDVVNPAANTAEGTPIYGMPILKAEEAKGIIICNYDDKPGYAGVPNPLYTREGVILMTGDAAKTVDRLVSFAQGESPAAAPSSGDSKEAAAAKLVQNAKNVVIVPGYGMALAQAQYKVKQLADLLESKGAKVSYGIHPVAGRMPGHMNVLLAEANVDYEHLLEMDTVNPMFAESDLVVIVGANDVVNPAANSAEGTPIYGMPILKAEEARNIIICNYDDKPGYAGVPNPLYTRDGVILMTGDASKSFDKLLAYAQGESPAG, translated from the coding sequence ATGAATGCACTAACCTACAACATAATTGCCGGACTTCTTGTGGCGTCTGTACTCTTTGGTCTACGCCTCATGAACAAGGTTCCCACTGCGGTCAGGGGCAATCTTTTTTGCGCCTCGGCCATGGGCCTCGCCATTCTTGTGACCATGTTCAAGGACGGCTCCATGACGTCTCCCACGCTGTGGCTGGCCATTGCCGTGGGCATGACGCTGGGGCTTACCCTGTCCAATAAGGTCAAGATGATCCAGATGCCGCAGATGGTCGCCTTTCTGCACGGCATCGGCGGCGGCGCGGCTGCCATTGTGAGCTTTCTTGTCCTGACGGACACGGGCGCGCCCACGGCCTTTGAGCGCGGCAGCGCCTGCCTGGCCATGGCCATGGGCATGACCACCATCACAGGCTCCTTTGTGGCCGCAGGCAAACTGCACCAGATACTGCCGCAAAAACCCATTATCCTGCCCGAACACACCAGAATCATTCTGTCCATTCTGGGCGTTATGGGCTTTTCCGTGCTTATGGGCACGGTGTTTCCGCACTTTTTGTTCGGCTTTTTCATCTTCATGATGCTTTTGTCGGGCACGGCCTTCGGCATCGGGTTCACCATCCGCGTGGGCGGAGCCGACATGCCCATCACCATCTCGCTGCTGAACTCCATGGGCGGCGTCTGCGCCGCCATTGCGGGTTTTGCGGTGAGCGATCCCCTGCTGGTGGCCATCGGCGGCATCATCGGCTCTTCGGGCTTTTTGCTGACGCGCATCATGTGCAAGGCCATGAACAGAAAGCTGCTGTCCATCCTGCTTGGCGAGTCCTCTGTGGTCACGCCCGCTGGCAAGGCCGCGCCCAAGGCTGCCGCTGCCGCTGCTCCGGCCCCTGTCAAATCCACTGAGGCCGAAGTGGCCAAGCTGGTGCAAAACGCCAAAAACGTGATCATCGTGCCAGGCTACGGCATGGCCCTTGCCCAGGCCCAGTACAAGGTCAAGCAGCTTGCCGACCTTCTGGAAAGCAAGGGGGCCAAGGTGAGCTACGGCATCCATCCCGTGGCGGGGCGCATGCCCGGCCATATGAACGTGCTGCTGGCCGAAGCCAATGTGGATTACGAAAATCTGCTTGAAATGGACACGGTCAACCCGATGTTCGCCGATGCCGACCTTGTGGTCATCGTTGGGGCCAACGACGTGGTGAATCCTGCGGCCAACAGCGCGGAAGGCACGCCCATCTACGGCATGCCCATCCTTGATGCCGAAAAGGCCAAGAACATCATCATCTGCAACTATGACAGCAAGCCGGGCTACGCCGGCGTGCCCAACCCCCTGTATGAGCGCGCTGGCGTGCATCTCATGCTGGGCGACGCGGCCAAGACCTTTGATACCCTGCTGCACTACGCCCAGGGCAATGCCCCGGCCGATCAAAGCGCCGCCCCATCCGGTGGCGACAGCAAGGAAGCCGCAGCCGCCAAGCTGGTGCACAACGCCAAGAGCGTGATTATCGTGCCCGGCTACGGCATGGCCCTTGCCCAGGCCCAGCACAAGGTCAAACAGCTTGCGGACACGCTGGAAGCCAAGGGCGTCAAGGTGAGCTACGGCATCCATCCCGTGGCGGGGCGCATGCCCGGCCACATGAACGTGCTGCTGGCCGAAGCCAATGTGGATTACGAAGATCTGCTCGAAATGGATACCGTGAACCCGATGTTCGCGGAGACCGATCTTGTGGTGGTCATCGGAGCCAACGACGTGGTGAATCCGGCGGCCAACACGGCCGAAGGCACGCCCATCTATGGCATGCCCATCCTCAAGGCCGAAGAAGCCAAGGGCATCATCATCTGCAACTATGACGACAAACCTGGCTACGCTGGCGTGCCCAACCCCCTGTATACCCGCGAGGGCGTGATCCTCATGACGGGCGACGCGGCCAAGACCGTGGACCGTCTGGTGAGCTTCGCCCAGGGTGAAAGCCCCGCCGCCGCCCCATCCAGCGGCGACAGCAAGGAAGCCGCAGCCGCCAAACTGGTGCAGAACGCCAAAAACGTGGTCATCGTGCCCGGCTACGGCATGGCCCTTGCCCAGGCCCAGTACAAGGTCAAACAGCTTGCCGACCTTCTGGAAAGCAAGGGAGCCAAGGTGAGCTACGGCATCCATCCCGTGGCGGGGCGCATGCCCGGCCATATGAACGTGCTGCTGGCCGAAGCCAATGTGGATTACGAACACCTGCTTGAAATGGACACCGTCAACCCGATGTTTGCGGAATCCGATCTTGTGGTCATCGTTGGGGCCAACGACGTGGTGAACCCGGCGGCCAACAGCGCGGAAGGCACGCCCATCTACGGCATGCCCATCCTCAAGGCCGAAGAAGCCAGGAACATCATCATCTGTAACTACGACGACAAGCCTGGCTACGCCGGTGTGCCCAACCCCCTGTATACCCGCGATGGGGTAATCCTCATGACGGGCGACGCCTCCAAGAGCTTTGACAAGCTGCTGGCCTACGCGCAGGGCGAAAGCCCGGCGGGGTAA
- a CDS encoding aminotransferase family protein, translated as MSAKSANEYVSGDVSTVWHHLTLHQGNAPMIVSEGKGLYLKDINGKEYLDATSGGVWCVNVGYGRDRIADAAANQMKKLPFYAASCGSQPAIEFSEKLLSHMPGLSRVYISSSGSEANEKAFKMVRQISQLKHGGKKYKIIYRDRDYHGTTITTLSACGQEERRLQYGPFTPGFVEFPACLAYRSPYPEGTQNLGEKFARELEAVVLKEDPDTVGAVILEPITAGGGIIVPPDGYFETISEICKKYGLLLIIDEVVCGLGRTGTWFGYQHFNVKPDIVTMAKGVASAYMPISCTVTTEEVFAALQDNTDKLSYFRDISTFGGCLAAPAAALENIKIIEEEGLLDNIVAMGEYLQQGLQDLLSYSNVGDVRGRGLLQGIEFVTDKASKKPLEEEKVIAVCGAMAKRGVLVGRTNRSFVGRNNVVNLAPAYIVTKEQIDTILKALHESIVEVLG; from the coding sequence ATGTCCGCAAAGAGTGCAAATGAATATGTCAGTGGCGATGTAAGTACTGTATGGCATCATCTTACGCTGCATCAGGGCAATGCGCCCATGATCGTTTCTGAAGGCAAGGGGTTGTACCTTAAGGATATTAATGGAAAAGAATACCTTGACGCGACTTCTGGCGGCGTGTGGTGCGTCAATGTGGGCTACGGACGGGACAGGATCGCCGACGCTGCCGCCAATCAGATGAAAAAGCTGCCTTTCTACGCGGCCAGTTGCGGTTCCCAGCCAGCGATCGAATTTTCTGAAAAGCTGCTTTCGCACATGCCCGGGCTTTCGCGCGTGTATATTTCAAGCAGCGGTTCCGAGGCCAACGAAAAAGCCTTTAAAATGGTGCGCCAGATTTCCCAGCTCAAGCACGGCGGTAAAAAGTATAAAATCATCTACCGCGACCGCGATTACCATGGCACCACCATCACCACCCTGAGCGCGTGCGGCCAGGAAGAGCGCCGTCTGCAGTATGGCCCCTTTACGCCCGGTTTTGTGGAATTTCCTGCGTGCCTGGCGTACCGTTCGCCCTATCCTGAAGGCACACAGAACCTGGGCGAAAAATTTGCCCGTGAACTGGAAGCCGTGGTGTTAAAGGAAGATCCTGATACCGTGGGCGCTGTTATTCTGGAACCCATCACTGCTGGCGGCGGCATTATCGTGCCCCCGGACGGCTATTTTGAGACCATTTCTGAAATATGCAAAAAGTATGGCTTGCTGCTTATCATTGATGAAGTGGTTTGCGGGCTTGGCAGAACAGGAACATGGTTCGGCTATCAGCATTTCAATGTCAAACCCGACATCGTGACCATGGCCAAGGGCGTCGCCAGTGCCTACATGCCCATTTCCTGCACAGTGACGACTGAAGAGGTCTTTGCCGCCCTGCAGGATAATACCGACAAACTCTCCTATTTCCGTGACATCAGCACCTTTGGGGGTTGCCTTGCCGCTCCGGCCGCAGCCCTGGAAAATATCAAGATTATCGAAGAAGAAGGCCTGCTTGATAACATTGTGGCTATGGGAGAATATTTGCAGCAGGGCTTGCAGGATCTCCTTTCCTACAGCAATGTGGGTGATGTGCGTGGTAGGGGCCTCTTGCAGGGTATTGAATTTGTTACCGACAAGGCTTCAAAAAAACCTCTGGAAGAAGAAAAGGTCATCGCCGTATGCGGAGCCATGGCCAAGCGCGGCGTGCTTGTGGGCAGAACCAACCGCAGCTTTGTGGGACGCAACAACGTGGTCAATTTGGCTCCGGCCTACATCGTGACCAAGGAGCAGATCGATACCATTCTCAAAGCGCTGCACGAATCCATAGTCGAAGTTCTGGGATAG
- a CDS encoding sigma-54 interaction domain-containing protein: MQLRIICRLRQKGCHMDKSISCLMDLLNLMPPNTCAAICKGDQWIIEACNHSFRFLTQRFSNKANVFGSSDHVSPGQQHSFLELLRQNGGEALVDRVCASPPDARMGIILASGSWTLGWKWLGNAHAVHGPDRRRFVLLHEVHPAEGTTDLHLINQELHAIMDSMHDGLWIIDGNGTTLHVNKALKRIANIEPEEMIGKPVSTPLLEGKFSAAVTLEALEQRKIITRFDDYPNGTRCLNTSTPIFDKKGNIWRVVACIRDITELENLQKRLADAERAAFLRQEEGHGPPHNCEKTLIATSKVMRRCMIELEKAARAPSGILILGETGTGKTYAASYIHLQSLRSKGPFISVNCAAIPATLIESELFGYEKGAFTGANRSGKKGYFELADKGTLLLDEIGELPLSMQAKILHVLDGQGFRKIGGEKELRVDVRIIAATNRPLEQLVGNGRFRADLYYRLRVLSICMPPLREHPEDIPSLMMFFLDQACARYNSIKTFSPRVIDCFCQHSWPGNVRELRAAVEFLAAMTEGSVISMRDLPSYLLGDVLKKEGDDSGPEQPEEALSFKETVENLERNLIREALADTGSTYKAAARLGISQSTVVRKAKQLHIPVTEKKKHH; encoded by the coding sequence ATGCAGCTTCGAATCATCTGTCGGTTAAGACAGAAGGGATGCCATATGGACAAATCTATATCATGCCTAATGGATCTCCTTAACCTCATGCCTCCCAATACCTGCGCAGCTATTTGCAAGGGTGACCAATGGATTATAGAGGCATGTAACCACTCATTTCGTTTTCTTACACAGCGATTCAGCAATAAAGCCAACGTTTTTGGAAGCAGCGATCATGTCTCTCCAGGGCAACAACATTCCTTTCTTGAACTGCTGCGTCAAAATGGTGGTGAAGCCCTTGTAGACAGAGTGTGTGCAAGCCCCCCAGATGCCCGCATGGGCATAATACTGGCTTCAGGCAGCTGGACGCTAGGCTGGAAATGGCTTGGCAACGCCCACGCAGTGCACGGCCCGGACAGGCGAAGATTCGTCCTGTTGCACGAAGTTCACCCAGCGGAAGGGACAACGGACCTACACCTTATCAATCAGGAATTACACGCCATTATGGATTCCATGCATGATGGCCTGTGGATCATTGACGGCAACGGCACCACCCTGCATGTCAACAAAGCTCTGAAGCGCATTGCCAACATTGAGCCTGAAGAGATGATAGGCAAACCTGTTTCCACCCCCTTGCTCGAGGGGAAGTTTTCTGCAGCCGTAACGCTTGAGGCTCTGGAACAAAGGAAAATTATCACCAGGTTTGACGACTACCCCAACGGAACCCGCTGTCTCAACACCAGCACCCCGATTTTTGACAAAAAGGGCAATATCTGGCGGGTTGTGGCCTGCATCCGGGATATTACGGAGCTTGAGAATCTGCAAAAACGACTGGCCGATGCCGAGCGCGCCGCCTTTCTACGGCAGGAAGAAGGGCATGGCCCGCCCCATAATTGTGAAAAAACGCTCATAGCCACCAGCAAGGTCATGCGACGCTGCATGATTGAATTGGAAAAAGCCGCCAGGGCTCCATCGGGCATTCTTATTCTGGGCGAAACTGGTACAGGCAAAACCTATGCGGCTTCCTACATTCACCTGCAAAGTCTCCGTTCCAAGGGGCCCTTCATTTCCGTCAACTGCGCCGCCATCCCTGCGACCCTCATCGAATCAGAACTGTTCGGCTATGAAAAAGGAGCCTTTACCGGCGCCAACCGCTCGGGGAAAAAGGGCTATTTTGAACTGGCGGACAAAGGCACTCTGCTTCTGGACGAAATAGGCGAACTGCCCTTGAGCATGCAGGCCAAAATTCTACACGTTCTGGATGGCCAAGGTTTTCGGAAAATCGGCGGCGAAAAGGAACTCCGCGTGGACGTGCGCATAATCGCGGCCACCAACAGACCCCTGGAACAGCTTGTGGGCAACGGCAGATTCAGGGCCGACCTTTACTACCGCCTTCGCGTGCTCAGCATCTGCATGCCTCCGCTCCGGGAGCACCCGGAAGACATCCCCTCCCTCATGATGTTTTTTCTCGACCAGGCATGCGCCCGCTACAACAGCATAAAGACATTTTCGCCAAGGGTTATTGACTGTTTTTGCCAGCATTCCTGGCCGGGCAACGTGCGCGAACTGCGGGCGGCTGTGGAATTTCTGGCTGCCATGACCGAAGGCAGCGTCATTTCCATGCGCGATCTGCCCTCCTACCTGCTGGGCGACGTACTGAAAAAAGAAGGGGATGACTCAGGGCCGGAACAGCCGGAAGAAGCGCTTTCCTTCAAGGAGACCGTTGAGAATCTGGAGCGCAACCTCATTCGTGAAGCCCTGGCGGACACAGGCAGCACCTACAAGGCGGCAGCGAGGCTTGGAATCAGCCAGTCCACGGTGGTTCGCAAAGCCAAGCAGCTGCACATTCCCGTGACGGAAAAGAAAAAACACCACTAG
- the xsc gene encoding sulfoacetaldehyde acetyltransferase: MPKMTPSEAMTEVLVQEGVNHVSGILGSAFMDMLDLFPAAGIDFISVRHEQTAGHMEDAYSRLTGRAGVVIGQNGPGITNYVTAVATANMAHSPMVVLSPSAGSISVGWDGFQECDTWNLFKPITKASLRVPHPKRAADIVRTAFRIAYAERGPVLVDIPRDYFYGELDEDILHPSQYRVAPGGIGNPEHFAAAVEVLKNAKNPVIISGRGVVDSGCVATIKAMAEYLGAPVATTYLHNDAFPCDHPLWTGPIGYMGSKAAMRILQKADVILAVGTRLSYFGTLPQYDINYFPKTAKIVQIDINPRHIAKTHPVAVGLCADAKDASEELFARLRQAVPAKTDLTYVHNMVTDELNGWYQEIALIADEPVEAGRMHPRKALEVVGKFITDNDAIATTDIGNTSSTANSYLRFKNPKRHVATLTFGNTGFAYQAALGAQLACPEDLTVAIVGDGAWGMSLFEVPTACQYNLPVIATVYNNGAWCAEKKNQVDFYNNRFVGADIWSKSYAKIAEAMGADGYTVNTQKDLAEALEAAKKNRRPAVIEVMTDGTRLAPPFRRDALALPTRYLPKYEHLDKSNFK, from the coding sequence ATGCCCAAGATGACGCCCAGTGAGGCCATGACGGAAGTTCTGGTTCAGGAAGGAGTAAACCATGTCAGCGGCATTCTCGGTTCCGCATTTATGGACATGCTGGACCTGTTTCCCGCAGCGGGGATCGACTTTATTTCAGTGCGCCATGAGCAGACTGCCGGGCATATGGAAGACGCCTACAGCCGTCTTACCGGCAGGGCCGGCGTGGTTATCGGCCAGAACGGCCCCGGCATCACCAACTATGTGACGGCTGTGGCCACGGCCAACATGGCCCATTCGCCCATGGTGGTTCTTTCGCCCAGTGCGGGCAGCATTTCCGTCGGCTGGGACGGCTTCCAAGAATGCGACACGTGGAATCTGTTTAAACCCATCACCAAGGCCTCCCTGCGCGTACCCCACCCCAAGCGCGCGGCCGACATCGTACGCACGGCCTTCCGCATTGCCTACGCCGAACGCGGCCCGGTGCTTGTGGACATCCCGCGCGACTATTTTTACGGCGAGCTGGATGAAGACATTCTGCATCCCTCGCAGTACCGCGTGGCCCCCGGCGGCATCGGCAATCCCGAACATTTCGCGGCCGCCGTGGAAGTGCTGAAGAACGCCAAAAACCCGGTGATCATCTCCGGGCGCGGCGTGGTGGATTCGGGCTGCGTTGCCACCATCAAGGCCATGGCCGAATACCTTGGCGCGCCTGTGGCGACCACCTATCTGCACAACGACGCCTTCCCCTGCGACCATCCGCTGTGGACCGGCCCCATAGGCTACATGGGCTCCAAGGCCGCCATGCGCATCCTGCAGAAGGCCGACGTCATCCTGGCCGTGGGCACCAGGCTGTCCTACTTCGGCACCCTGCCGCAGTACGACATCAACTACTTCCCCAAGACCGCCAAGATCGTGCAGATCGACATCAACCCGCGCCATATCGCCAAGACGCACCCCGTGGCAGTGGGCCTGTGCGCCGACGCCAAGGACGCCTCCGAAGAACTGTTCGCGCGGCTGCGTCAGGCCGTGCCCGCCAAGACCGACCTGACCTATGTGCATAATATGGTGACGGACGAGCTGAACGGCTGGTATCAGGAAATCGCCCTTATCGCCGACGAACCCGTGGAAGCCGGACGCATGCATCCGCGCAAGGCTCTCGAAGTGGTGGGCAAGTTCATCACTGACAACGACGCCATCGCCACCACGGACATCGGCAACACGTCCTCCACGGCCAACAGCTACCTGCGTTTCAAGAATCCCAAGCGCCATGTGGCCACGCTGACCTTCGGCAACACGGGCTTTGCCTATCAGGCCGCTCTGGGCGCGCAGCTTGCCTGCCCCGAAGATCTGACGGTAGCCATTGTGGGCGACGGCGCATGGGGCATGAGCCTTTTTGAAGTGCCCACCGCCTGCCAGTACAATCTGCCCGTCATCGCCACCGTGTATAACAACGGGGCCTGGTGCGCCGAAAAGAAAAACCAGGTGGACTTCTACAACAACCGCTTTGTGGGCGCGGACATCTGGTCCAAGTCCTATGCCAAGATAGCTGAGGCCATGGGCGCCGACGGTTACACGGTCAACACGCAGAAGGATCTGGCCG